In a genomic window of Aggregatimonas sangjinii:
- a CDS encoding Dps family protein: MKYLNIDDKELVPVIKELNTLLADYHIYYQKLRSFHWNVLGKNFFDLHIKFEELYGDARIKIDEIAERILTLGHHPVSNFSDYLKNSSLEEVSAFIPDTEMVEELLSDHKAILKQMKKIIDTAGDAGDEGSIDLIGAYIRELEKASWMLNAWNKNTDDQLKIAKSTRSS, translated from the coding sequence ATGAAATATTTAAATATAGACGACAAAGAACTGGTTCCCGTCATCAAGGAACTCAACACCTTATTGGCAGATTATCATATCTACTATCAAAAACTAAGAAGTTTTCATTGGAACGTGTTGGGAAAGAATTTTTTCGATCTTCATATCAAGTTCGAAGAGCTTTATGGTGATGCCAGAATAAAAATCGATGAGATAGCGGAACGCATCTTAACCTTGGGGCATCATCCAGTCAGTAATTTTAGTGATTATTTGAAGAATTCCTCGCTTGAGGAAGTTTCTGCATTTATACCGGATACCGAAATGGTTGAGGAACTGCTTTCGGACCACAAAGCGATACTAAAGCAGATGAAAAAGATAATCGATACCGCTGGCGATGCCGGCGATGAAGGAAGTATCGACTTGATTGGGGCTTACATTCGCGAATTGGAGAAGGCGAGCTGGATGCTGAACGCTTGGAATAAGAATACAGATGACCAGTTGAAAATCGCAAAGTCGACAAGAAGCTCCTAG
- a CDS encoding helix-turn-helix transcriptional regulator has protein sequence MTEIIVNAESVEGTVKQIQAVIGGLIQERWGEYVLLVDNEKAKGNIRFITFDWGVSLLEYDIVFFDTITLIMDASAYNPIHFSYCLEGECGHRFDYEDESNIKTLEQFQSVIITSKDGGFNYGYFPKNKKLAINVIQITRKQFLKKRLNNVDQLNEKLYEVFLDKDHNNTYAYYGSYNLKMADKIGALRKVKTKGMIRIMQIEGLVYEILSLHILQHDKAVKNKLPVTGLLRSELKTVRDLAKRIVKNPSFEYSLDKLSLQSGLSQAKLQEGFKLLYTRTVTEYIRHIRLEKARDLIKTTDLNISQIVYTIGFSSRSYFSKIFKNKYGISPSEFQNHVVVTSEAV, from the coding sequence ATGACAGAGATTATCGTCAATGCCGAAAGCGTAGAAGGTACAGTGAAACAGATTCAGGCTGTGATCGGTGGCCTTATTCAAGAAAGATGGGGCGAATATGTATTATTGGTCGATAACGAAAAGGCAAAAGGAAACATCCGTTTTATAACATTCGACTGGGGCGTTAGCCTTCTGGAGTATGATATTGTTTTCTTTGATACGATAACCTTGATAATGGACGCTTCAGCATATAATCCCATCCACTTTTCCTATTGTCTGGAGGGGGAATGTGGTCATCGATTCGATTATGAGGATGAGAGCAACATAAAGACCTTGGAGCAGTTTCAATCGGTAATCATCACCAGTAAGGATGGCGGATTCAACTACGGTTACTTCCCTAAGAACAAAAAACTCGCCATCAACGTCATTCAGATCACCAGAAAACAGTTTCTCAAAAAGCGTCTGAACAATGTGGATCAGTTAAATGAAAAACTCTACGAAGTATTTCTCGACAAGGATCACAACAACACTTATGCGTATTATGGGTCCTACAATCTTAAAATGGCCGATAAAATCGGGGCGCTGCGAAAGGTTAAAACAAAGGGCATGATACGTATTATGCAGATTGAAGGCCTAGTTTACGAAATTCTTTCGTTACATATTTTGCAACATGACAAGGCCGTTAAAAATAAATTACCGGTGACCGGCCTCTTGCGTAGTGAATTGAAAACGGTGCGCGACCTGGCCAAAAGAATCGTAAAAAACCCATCATTCGAATATTCGCTCGATAAATTATCTTTACAATCGGGACTATCGCAGGCAAAATTACAAGAGGGGTTTAAATTGCTCTATACCCGCACGGTTACTGAATACATTCGACACATCAGATTAGAAAAAGCTAGGGATTTGATCAAGACAACAGATTTAAATATATCACAGATTGTATATACCATAGGCTTTAGTAGCCGTAGCTATTTCAGCAAGATATTCAAGAACAAATACGGTATCAGCCCTAGTGAATTTCAAAATCACGTAGTGGTCACCTCAGAAGCCGTATAA
- a CDS encoding DUF3124 domain-containing protein, producing MKPIFFAISLSILVITFVSCTDKSPNRNAQGQDELESLEIEQPIVKSDIHYNNIIYVPIYSDIYFDDANQKNLLAATLSIRNTSYTDSLYVSKIDYFSTDGTLVKSYIDNPISLRPMASVNYVVATQDDTGGAGANFIVALSSKSTDLMPLVQAIMVGKNGNKGFAFSTDGYSIRQKQKKETP from the coding sequence ATGAAACCAATTTTTTTTGCCATATCCCTTTCAATACTCGTAATTACGTTTGTTTCGTGTACCGATAAAAGTCCAAACCGGAACGCTCAAGGCCAAGATGAGCTTGAATCGTTGGAAATAGAACAACCAATCGTCAAGAGCGATATCCATTATAATAATATCATTTATGTGCCTATTTATTCCGACATCTATTTTGACGATGCCAATCAAAAGAACTTATTGGCAGCAACACTGAGTATCAGAAATACAAGTTACACCGACTCGCTCTACGTTTCCAAAATCGATTATTTCAGTACCGATGGTACATTGGTTAAAAGTTATATTGATAACCCTATTAGCCTTAGACCCATGGCTTCAGTTAATTATGTGGTCGCCACACAAGACGATACGGGCGGGGCAGGGGCTAACTTTATAGTAGCCTTAAGTTCCAAGAGTACCGATCTTATGCCGCTGGTTCAGGCCATCATGGTTGGTAAGAACGGTAACAAGGGATTTGCATTCTCTACCGATGGTTATTCTATTCGTCAGAAACAAAAAAAGGAAACCCCATAA
- a CDS encoding YtxH domain-containing protein: MSNNENTLLGVIIGSAIGATLGILFAPEKGEITRKRIAEQAANTRDQLQEGAYELRDKMADQISAKSETLETKVNSIMSDVSYKTEDVITTLESKLAELKAKNKKLQQNKA; encoded by the coding sequence ATGAGCAACAACGAAAATACATTATTAGGAGTCATTATCGGATCTGCAATTGGTGCGACACTAGGAATCCTATTCGCTCCTGAAAAGGGTGAAATAACTAGGAAAAGGATTGCCGAACAAGCTGCAAATACTAGGGACCAATTGCAGGAAGGCGCGTATGAACTACGCGATAAAATGGCCGATCAGATTTCTGCCAAATCGGAAACTTTAGAAACAAAAGTGAATAGCATAATGAGCGATGTTAGTTACAAGACCGAGGACGTTATCACTACTTTGGAATCGAAACTTGCCGAATTAAAGGCGAAAAATAAAAAATTACAACAGAATAAAGCATAA
- a CDS encoding NAD-dependent succinate-semialdehyde dehydrogenase, with amino-acid sequence MIETKNPADGTLLKTYEEHTAKELKVILGKADEVFTSWKSTEIAERTELLQNAANILGERKQDFSELMTKEMGKPISQSIAEIEKCIWACEFYAVNAEDFLADELIDTYAEESFISYDPLGCILGIMPWNFPFWQVIRFAAPTLTAGNTILLKHAANVTGCAFALQQLFEEAGYPKGCFQTIVAGHDDIEKLIANDSLKAVTLTGSEKAGKAVAAIAAKHLKKSVLELGGNNACVIWEDADLKNYIEVMVNARMQNNGQSCIAAKRFIVVDAIYDEFLKQFERAVSKLQKGDAMQKEAYITVLATSDIADTVEKQVNDSIAMGARVHFGNTRDHTYFEPTILTEVVAGMPVFDQEVFGPVAAVIRAKDRDDAIALATNSRFGLGTMLFTEDIAAARKTIGSIPDGSFFINDMVKSDPRLPFGGTKASGYGRELSQEGIMEFVNKKTVYIKK; translated from the coding sequence ATGATAGAAACAAAGAATCCTGCCGACGGTACACTCCTTAAAACCTACGAAGAACATACGGCAAAAGAACTGAAGGTAATCTTGGGAAAAGCCGATGAGGTTTTCACTTCATGGAAATCAACCGAAATCGCGGAACGAACTGAACTACTTCAAAATGCCGCTAATATACTTGGAGAGCGAAAACAGGACTTTTCGGAGCTGATGACGAAGGAAATGGGGAAACCCATTAGCCAAAGTATAGCGGAAATTGAGAAATGTATTTGGGCTTGCGAGTTTTATGCAGTAAACGCAGAAGACTTTTTGGCAGACGAGCTCATCGATACCTATGCCGAAGAAAGTTTTATAAGCTATGACCCGCTGGGCTGCATTTTGGGCATTATGCCCTGGAATTTTCCTTTTTGGCAGGTCATACGCTTTGCGGCACCCACATTGACCGCTGGGAATACGATTCTTTTGAAACATGCGGCCAATGTAACAGGTTGTGCTTTTGCCCTGCAGCAATTGTTCGAGGAGGCAGGCTACCCCAAGGGGTGTTTTCAGACCATTGTTGCGGGACACGATGACATTGAAAAGCTCATCGCGAACGATTCCCTAAAAGCGGTAACGCTCACGGGCAGTGAAAAGGCGGGTAAGGCCGTCGCTGCAATCGCCGCAAAGCATCTGAAAAAGTCGGTTTTGGAACTTGGTGGCAATAACGCCTGTGTAATCTGGGAAGATGCCGACTTGAAAAACTATATTGAAGTGATGGTGAATGCTAGGATGCAGAATAATGGACAAAGCTGTATCGCTGCCAAACGATTTATTGTTGTGGATGCCATATACGATGAATTTTTGAAGCAATTCGAGCGTGCCGTTTCAAAGTTGCAAAAAGGAGATGCCATGCAGAAGGAAGCCTATATAACTGTTTTGGCCACTTCCGACATTGCCGATACCGTTGAAAAACAGGTCAATGATTCCATAGCCATGGGAGCAAGGGTACATTTTGGGAACACACGGGACCATACGTATTTTGAACCTACCATACTCACCGAAGTCGTTGCCGGAATGCCTGTGTTCGACCAAGAGGTCTTCGGACCTGTCGCTGCTGTAATACGTGCAAAGGATAGGGATGATGCGATAGCACTGGCTACAAATTCGCGGTTTGGTTTAGGCACCATGCTATTTACTGAAGACATTGCTGCTGCCCGAAAGACGATAGGTTCGATTCCCGATGGGTCTTTCTTTATTAACGACATGGTCAAATCCGATCCCCGTTTGCCTTTTGGTGGTACGAAGGCTTCAGGCTATGGAAGGGAATTATCTCAAGAGGGCATTATGGAGTTTGTCAACAAAAAGACGGTGTACATCAAAAAATAG
- the hpf gene encoding ribosome hibernation-promoting factor, HPF/YfiA family, giving the protein MDTIFEYHDITASDRLKTIVKEKLEHLEKKFPFVHRADIFFKKENRSDEKEQICDIRLSMPGPRLFASSNEISFEAAIAETFRDLNSQLEKKKDKMNPGL; this is encoded by the coding sequence ATGGATACCATTTTTGAATACCACGATATTACGGCAAGCGATAGGCTAAAGACCATCGTAAAAGAGAAACTAGAACATCTTGAAAAGAAATTTCCGTTCGTTCACCGTGCGGACATATTCTTTAAAAAAGAAAATCGCTCGGATGAGAAAGAGCAAATTTGCGACATCCGATTGAGTATGCCAGGACCTCGATTGTTCGCTTCCTCAAATGAGATTAGCTTCGAGGCCGCCATTGCAGAAACGTTTCGCGACCTGAACAGTCAACTCGAAAAAAAGAAAGATAAAATGAACCCAGGTTTATAG
- a CDS encoding nucleoside deaminase, which produces MEQHENFMRQAIALAKKGADSPKGGAFGAVIVCDGKAMVAVHNTVKGSGDCTQHAETKAIREACGLIGKNNLSNCELYTSCEPCMMCLGACYWAGFKAIYFGASALDAKEYGYIYSDMFYNSSAMKRHHEFNMKQLLRDEAIAVWKK; this is translated from the coding sequence ATGGAACAGCATGAAAATTTTATGCGGCAGGCTATAGCCTTGGCAAAAAAAGGGGCTGATAGTCCTAAAGGAGGTGCGTTCGGGGCGGTAATCGTTTGCGATGGTAAGGCTATGGTGGCTGTGCATAATACGGTAAAAGGAAGTGGTGATTGCACCCAGCATGCCGAAACAAAAGCTATACGGGAAGCTTGCGGTTTAATCGGGAAAAACAATCTCTCCAACTGTGAACTATATACGAGCTGTGAACCCTGTATGATGTGCTTGGGCGCCTGCTACTGGGCAGGTTTTAAGGCTATTTACTTCGGAGCCTCGGCTTTGGATGCTAAAGAATATGGATATATCTATTCTGACATGTTCTATAATTCTTCCGCTATGAAACGACATCACGAATTTAATATGAAACAACTGTTACGCGATGAAGCGATAGCGGTTTGGAAAAAATAA
- a CDS encoding nitroreductase family protein: METVSQKQKKAETAFEILAPLKSRWSPRVFDEKPIPQNEINRLFEAARWAASSYNRQPWRFIYAKKGSKAYDKMIDCMSEFNQKWAKNAPLLIFTAYKEKTDEGDDNFHALHDLGLSLGNMSMQAESMNIAMHHMAGIDWKKAQNVFDVPEGFHVTTAIALGYYGGDLNKLPEDLREQETGERERKPHSEFVFEGSWKDRS, from the coding sequence ATGGAAACAGTATCGCAAAAGCAGAAAAAAGCAGAAACGGCATTCGAAATTTTAGCCCCTTTAAAATCGAGATGGAGTCCTAGGGTTTTCGATGAAAAACCCATTCCCCAGAATGAGATAAATCGTTTGTTCGAGGCGGCTCGTTGGGCGGCAAGTTCATACAATAGACAGCCTTGGCGTTTTATCTATGCGAAGAAAGGAAGTAAGGCTTATGACAAAATGATCGATTGCATGAGTGAATTCAATCAAAAATGGGCCAAGAATGCACCTTTGCTAATCTTTACCGCTTATAAGGAAAAGACAGATGAAGGAGACGATAATTTTCATGCCTTACACGATTTGGGATTGAGTCTGGGCAACATGAGCATGCAAGCGGAGAGTATGAATATTGCCATGCATCATATGGCGGGCATCGATTGGAAAAAAGCGCAAAACGTTTTTGACGTTCCGGAGGGATTTCATGTAACAACAGCAATCGCCTTAGGATATTACGGTGGTGACTTGAACAAACTCCCTGAAGACCTTAGAGAACAGGAAACCGGAGAAAGAGAGCGAAAGCCCCATTCTGAATTTGTTTTTGAAGGAAGTTGGAAAGACCGTTCTTAA
- a CDS encoding sterol desaturase family protein: MEKYLDAFVSAFNGTIQWTWKSIIFEVPWYTNYFWGLIAISLFVWVLEIIFPWRKEQSIFRKDFWLDAFYMFFNFFLFAIAISGVYRVLQLFFSDIGVSAKSLALVDPSGWPSWVQLLVFFIVLDFVQWFTHILLHKYPVLWQYHKIHHSVKEMGFAAHLRYHWMENILYKPLKTFGVMILGGFEPEQAYIVHFIAIAIGHFNHANIKITWGPLKYVLNNPVMHLYHHAYVLPKGRSGVNFGISLSLWDYLFKTAYVPEASGTIEIGYPGEENLPKTFLGQLVHGFGYRPRKKL, from the coding sequence ATGGAGAAATATCTAGACGCTTTTGTAAGTGCTTTTAATGGTACGATTCAATGGACCTGGAAATCAATCATTTTCGAGGTACCCTGGTACACGAACTATTTTTGGGGGCTGATCGCGATATCACTTTTCGTATGGGTTTTGGAAATCATTTTTCCGTGGCGAAAAGAACAGTCTATTTTCAGAAAAGATTTTTGGCTTGATGCTTTTTACATGTTCTTCAATTTCTTTCTGTTCGCTATTGCCATAAGCGGGGTATACAGGGTCTTACAGCTTTTCTTTTCCGATATAGGTGTAAGCGCGAAAAGTTTGGCATTGGTCGACCCTTCTGGTTGGCCGTCTTGGGTGCAATTGCTTGTCTTTTTTATCGTGCTCGATTTTGTACAATGGTTCACCCATATTTTATTACATAAATATCCCGTACTCTGGCAATACCATAAAATACATCATAGCGTAAAAGAAATGGGCTTCGCCGCGCACCTTCGTTACCATTGGATGGAGAACATACTCTACAAACCTTTAAAGACATTCGGAGTGATGATTTTAGGGGGCTTTGAACCGGAGCAAGCCTATATCGTACATTTTATCGCTATTGCCATCGGCCATTTCAACCACGCCAACATCAAAATTACTTGGGGACCACTAAAATATGTGCTCAACAACCCGGTAATGCACCTCTACCATCATGCCTATGTCTTGCCCAAGGGTAGGTCCGGTGTGAACTTTGGCATTAGCCTTAGTCTATGGGACTATCTTTTTAAAACAGCTTATGTTCCCGAAGCGAGTGGTACGATAGAAATCGGCTATCCCGGGGAGGAAAATCTACCGAAAACCTTTTTAGGGCAACTGGTACATGGCTTCGGCTATCGTCCAAGAAAGAAGCTATAG
- a CDS encoding monoheme cytochrome C: protein MKNKGKFNKVTARQNKLKATFVVILTIAVIVLVFLLVDLAPSTYSVDTDDGEYIEVSEKEAEDPDKIENGIHIRTWLAAGDGLMLVVNNCTSCHSAKLVTQNRMSAERWTATIRWMQETQNLWDLGKNEEPIVNYLATYYAPIGKGRRQKLTNIEWYELKQ from the coding sequence GTGAAAAATAAAGGGAAATTTAATAAGGTGACGGCTAGGCAAAATAAATTAAAGGCAACTTTCGTCGTTATTTTGACGATTGCGGTTATAGTTTTGGTGTTTTTGTTGGTGGACCTTGCGCCCTCCACATATTCTGTGGATACGGACGATGGAGAATATATTGAAGTCTCAGAGAAGGAAGCAGAGGACCCTGACAAAATCGAAAACGGGATTCATATACGCACATGGCTCGCCGCGGGCGACGGACTCATGCTGGTCGTAAATAATTGTACCAGCTGCCATTCCGCCAAACTAGTCACACAAAACCGTATGTCGGCCGAACGTTGGACCGCCACTATCCGCTGGATGCAAGAAACCCAAAACCTGTGGGACCTCGGTAAGAACGAGGAACCCATCGTGAACTATCTCGCCACCTATTATGCCCCAATTGGTAAGGGTCGCAGACAAAAGCTGACCAATATCGAGTGGTACGAGTTGAAGCAATGA
- a CDS encoding sulfite oxidase, which translates to MKRRSFVSKTMLASIASTIGYDVVFGNRLPDGYNLLGLQDPDPFTLFDKDSQMVLLNDKPWNMEAQAHLLDDAITPNKFLFIRNNGRVPENIDADSWTLTFDGESVRQEKTYTLAELKSKFKQYTYQLCLECGGNGRSEFDPPAKGNQWTIGAVGCARWTGVRLKDVLADVGVTDDAMYIGYHAADTHLSGDPSKEPISRGVPMAKALQLETLLAFQMNGEAIPLVHGFPLRLIAGGWPASASGKWLNGISVRNRVHDGEKMMGTAYRVPCNPVAPGDEVANVDMCIIQSMPVKSLITYPKSGAILKSGETLQIRGHAWAGELEVSKMEYSIDFGSTWQLYSLEKPVNRLAWQHFKAEVAFPKKGYYEVWARATDNQGKAQPMLLPGWNPKGYLNNACHRIAVKIA; encoded by the coding sequence ATGAAAAGAAGAAGCTTCGTTTCGAAAACTATGTTGGCATCTATTGCATCCACCATCGGATACGATGTCGTTTTCGGAAACCGTCTTCCTGACGGTTACAATCTATTGGGCCTTCAAGACCCCGACCCTTTCACCCTTTTTGACAAAGACAGTCAGATGGTCTTATTAAACGACAAGCCTTGGAATATGGAAGCGCAGGCGCATTTACTGGATGACGCCATCACCCCGAACAAATTCCTGTTTATACGAAACAACGGAAGGGTTCCCGAAAATATAGATGCAGATTCATGGACCTTGACGTTCGATGGGGAATCGGTACGCCAAGAAAAAACCTACACGCTGGCGGAATTGAAATCAAAATTTAAGCAGTATACGTACCAGCTCTGTCTGGAATGTGGTGGCAACGGACGCAGTGAGTTCGACCCTCCGGCAAAAGGAAACCAGTGGACTATTGGGGCCGTCGGCTGTGCCAGATGGACCGGTGTTCGTCTCAAGGATGTCCTAGCCGATGTAGGTGTTACGGACGATGCGATGTATATCGGCTATCATGCGGCAGATACCCATTTAAGTGGTGACCCCTCAAAAGAGCCTATTTCCCGTGGAGTGCCCATGGCAAAAGCCCTACAGCTAGAAACCTTGCTGGCCTTTCAAATGAACGGAGAAGCCATTCCCCTCGTACACGGGTTCCCGTTGCGATTGATCGCCGGTGGATGGCCTGCATCCGCTTCGGGAAAATGGTTGAACGGTATCAGCGTTCGTAATAGGGTACATGATGGCGAAAAAATGATGGGAACGGCCTACCGCGTGCCTTGCAATCCCGTAGCCCCGGGCGATGAGGTAGCAAATGTCGACATGTGTATCATTCAATCGATGCCGGTAAAATCGCTGATTACCTATCCAAAAAGTGGTGCGATTCTAAAAAGTGGGGAAACCCTTCAAATACGTGGCCACGCTTGGGCCGGCGAGCTTGAGGTTTCGAAGATGGAATACTCCATCGACTTTGGTAGCACTTGGCAGCTTTACTCGCTTGAAAAACCGGTAAACCGATTGGCCTGGCAGCATTTTAAGGCAGAAGTTGCATTCCCAAAAAAAGGCTATTACGAAGTTTGGGCGCGGGCTACCGATAACCAAGGCAAAGCACAACCCATGCTGTTGCCCGGTTGGAACCCCAAAGGGTACCTGAACAACGCCTGTCATCGAATTGCCGTAAAAATTGCGTAG
- a CDS encoding type II toxin-antitoxin system YafQ family toxin, which translates to MFQLQFTTKFKKDLKKVKRNQKDFELAVALLKKLEIKGVAGVPKNMRPHRLTGNYKDNWECHIKPDLLIIWLQIENPRTIRLIRIGSHSDLFR; encoded by the coding sequence ATGTTTCAACTACAGTTTACGACGAAATTCAAAAAGGATTTAAAGAAAGTAAAAAGAAATCAGAAGGATTTTGAACTAGCAGTAGCATTACTGAAAAAACTAGAAATCAAGGGAGTAGCCGGAGTACCAAAAAATATGCGACCTCATAGGTTAACAGGCAATTACAAAGACAATTGGGAGTGTCATATCAAACCAGACTTATTAATCATATGGCTACAAATCGAAAACCCGAGAACCATTAGATTGATTAGAATAGGCTCCCATTCAGATTTATTTAGATAG